One genomic region from Eptesicus fuscus isolate TK198812 chromosome 18, DD_ASM_mEF_20220401, whole genome shotgun sequence encodes:
- the TWF2 gene encoding twinfilin-2 translates to MAHQTGIHATEQLREFFAKARAGSVRLIKVVIEDEQLTLGASREPVGSWEQDYDRAVLPLLDAQQPCYLLYRLDSRNAQGFEWLFLAWSPDNSPVRLKMLYAATRATVKKEFGGGHVKDELFGTAKDDLSLAGYQKHLSSCAAPAPLTSAERELQQIRINEVKTEISVESKHQTLQGLAFPLQPEAQRALQQLRQKTINYIQLKLDLERETIELVHTEPTDVAQLPSRVPREAARYHFFLYRHTHEGDPLESVVFIYSMPGYKCSIRERMLYSSCKSRLLDSVEQDFQLEIAKKIEIGDGAELTADFLYDEVHPKQHAFKQAFAKPKGPGGKRGHKRLIRGPGENGDDS, encoded by the exons ATGGCGCACCAGACGGGCATCCACG CCACCGAGCAGCTGAGGGAGTTCTTCGCCAAGGCGCGGGCCGGCTCCGTGCGGCTCATCAAAGTCGTCATTGAGGACG AGCAGCTCACGCTGGGTGCGTCCCGGGAGCCGGTGGGCAGCTGGGAGCAGGACTACGACCGGGCGGTGCTGCCGCTCCTGGACGCCCAGCAGCCCTGCTACCTGCTCTACCGCCTGGACTCCAGGAACGCCCAGGGCTTCGAGTGGCTCTTCCTCGCCTGGTCGCCTGACAACTCCCCC GTGCGGCTGAAGATGCTGTACGCGGCCACCCGGGCCACGGTGAAGAAGGAGTTTGGGGGCGGCCACGTCAAGGACGAGCTCTTCGGGACCGCGAAG GACGACCTCTCCTTGGCCGGCTACCAGAAGCACCTGTCCTCCTGCGCGGCGCCCGCCCCGCTGACCTCGGCCGAGAGGGAGCTGCAGCAGATCCGCATCAACGAG GTGAAGACAGAGATCAGCGTGGAGAGCAAGCACCAGACGCTGCAGGGCCTCGCCTTCCCCCTGCAGCCCGAGGCCCAGCGGGCGCTGCAGCAGCTCCGGCAGAAGACGATCAACTACATCCAGCTG AAGCTGGACTTGGAGCGGGAGACGATCGAGCTGGTGCACACGGAGCCCACGGACGTGGCCCAGCTGCCCTCGCGCGTGCCCCGAGAGGCCGCCCGCTACCACTTCTTCCTCTACAGGCACACCCACGAGGGCGACCCGCTCGAGTCTGTGG TGTTCATCTACTCGATGCCGGGGTATAAGTGCAGCATCCGGGAGCGCATGCTCTACTCCAGCTGCAAGAGCCGCCTCCTCGACTCCGTGGAGCAGGACTTCCAGCTGGAGATCGCCAAGAAG ATTGAGATCGGTGACGGGGCCGAGCTGACGGCCGACTTCCTGTACGACGAGGTGCACCCCAAGCAGCACGCCTTCAAGCAGGCCTTCGCCAAGCCCAAGGGCCCGGGCGGCAAGCGCGGCCACAAGCGCCTCATCCGCGGCCCCGGGGAGAACGGGGATGACAGCTAG
- the TLR9 gene encoding toll-like receptor 9: protein MGPGHGALLPLSLLVQAQVLALALAQGALPAFLPCEVQAPNHINCEWLFLTSVPRFSESSPRGNVTSLSLRCNRIRHLHDEDFANLSSLRTLDLKWNCPPSSLSIMHWACHMTIEPRTFLAVPTLEELNLSYNNITAVPALPPALRTLALSRTNILVIEDTSFGGLHALSHLYMDGNCYYENPCGRAVHVAPGALLGLRNLTHLSLKYNNLTAVPRSLPPGLHTLLLSYNRIVSLGPADLANFTALRVLDVGGNCRRCDHARNPCVECPPGFPKLHPDTFSNLSHLEGLVLSDSSLYSLDDRWFRGLDNLSTLDLSENFLYECITNTTAFRGLRRLRKLNLSFNYHKGVSYAHLRLARSFGELRSLEHLDMTGIFFRELGEYTLRPLAGLPALQSLRLQMNFISRAQLSVFQAFPGLRQVDLSNNRISGTLGPKASTGEADAGEAGWRPPGDPAPGPGDTPGPEDFGLSCENLTFTLDLSRNNLVTIEPGMFAGLSRLQCLRLSYNSISQVNGSQFVLLTSLQVLDLSYNKLDLYHGRSFTELPRLHALDLSYNSQPFSMQGMGHNLSFVAQLPGLRYLSLAHNAIHSRVSPELRSASLLALDFSGNALNRMWNEGDLYLRFFQGLSQLVSLDLSRNHLHAVLPHNLGRLPPSLRRLRLQDNYLAFFNWSSLTLLPRLESLDLAGNQLKALTNGSLPAETRLRRLDVSRNRISFVALGFFALATGLRELNLSHNALRTLDPSWFGSQVAAALTSLDVSANPLHCACGAAFVDFLLQVQAAVPGLASQVKCGSPGQLQGRSIFAQDLRLCLDEALSWDCFGLSLLAVALGVAVPLLQHLCGWDLWYCFYLGLAWLPRRGHRRGADALSYDAFVVFDKTHAAVADWVYNELRVRLEERRGRRALRLCLEDRDWLPGKTLFENLWASVYGSRKTLFVLAHTDHVSGLLRSSFLLAQQRLLEDRKDVVVLAILSPNARRSRYVRLRQRLCRQSVLLWPHQPSGQSSFWAQLGVALTRDNHHFYNRNFCRGPTTAE, encoded by the exons ATG GGCCCCGGCCATGGCGCCCTGCTGCCCCTGTCCCTCCTGGTTCAGGCCCAggtgctggccctggccctggcccagggcgCGCTGCCCGCCTTCCTGCCCTGTGAGGTCCAGGCCCCCAACCACATCAACTGCGAGTGGCTCTTCCTGACGTCCGTGCCCCGCTTCTCGGAGTCCTCGCCCCGGGGCAACGTCACGAGCCTCTCCCTGCGCTGCAACCGCATCCGCCACCTGCACGACGAGGACTTCGCGAACCTGTCCAGCCTGCGGACGCTCGACCTCAAGTGGAACTGCCCGCCCAGCAGCCTCAgcatcatgcactgggcctgccACATGACCATCGAGCCCCGCACCTTCCTGGCCGTGCCCACCCTGGAGGAGCTGAACCTGAGCTACAACAACATCACCGCcgtgcccgccctgccccccgccctccggACCCTGGCCCTGAGCCGCACCAACATCCTGGTCATCGAAGACACCAGCTTCGGCGGCCTGCACGCCCTGAGCCACCTGTACATGGACGGCAACTGCTACTACGAGAACCCCTGCGGCCGGGCCGTGCACGTGGCCCCGGGCGCCCTCCTCGGCCTGCGCAACCTCACCCACCTGTCGCTCAAGTACAACAACCTCACGGCGGTGCCCCGCAGCCTGCCCCCCGGCCTGCACACCCTGCTGCTGTCCTACAACCGCATCGTCTCCCTGGGGCCCGCGGACCTGGCCAACTTCACGGCCCTGCGGGTGCTGGACGTGGGCGGGAACTGCCGTCGCTGCGACCACGCCCGCAACCCCTGCGTGGAGTGCCCCCCGGGCTTCCCCAAGCTGCACCCCGACACCTTCAGCAACCTGAGCCACCTGGAGGGCCTGGTGCTGAGCGACAGCTCCCTCTACAGCCTGGACGACCGCTGGTTCCGGGGCCTGGACAACCTCTCCACGCTGGACCTGAGCGAGAACTTCCTGTACGAGTGCATCACCAACACCACGGCCTTCCGGGGCCTGCGGAGGCTGCGCAAACTCAACCTGTCCTTCAACTACCACAAGGGGGTGTCCTACGCCCACCTGCGGCTGGCGCGCTCCTTCGGGGAGCTGCGCTCCCTGGAGCACCTGGACATGACCGGCATCTTCTTCCGCGAGCTCGGCGAGTACACGCTCCGGCCGCTGGCGGGCCTGCCCGCCCTGCAGAGCCTCCGTCTCCAGATGAACTTCATCAGCCGGGCCCAGCTCAGCGTCTTCCAGGCCTTCCCCGGCCTGCGCCAGGTCGACCTGTCCAACAACCGCATCAGCGGGACCCTGGGCCCGAAGGCCTCCACGGGGGAGGCGGATGCCGGGGAGGCGGGCTGGCGGCCCCCGGGGGACCCCGCGCCGGGTCCCGGGGACACCCCCGGCCCCGAGGACTTCGGGCTGAGCTGCGAGAACCTCACCTTCACCCTGGACCTGTCGCGGAACAACCTGGTGACGATCGAGCCGGGGATGTTCGCCGGCCTGTCGCGCCTCCAGTGCCTACGCCTGAGCTACAACAGCATCTCCCAGGTCAACGGCTCCCAGTTCGTGCTGCTGACCAGCCTGCAGGTGCTGGACCTGTCCTACAACAAGCTGGACCTGTACCACGGCCGCTCGTTCACGGAGCTGCCGCGCCTGCACGCCCTGGACCTCAGCTACAACAGCCAGCCCTTCAGCATGCAGGGCATGGGCCACAACCTCAGCTTCGTGGCACAGCTGCCCGGCCTGCGCTACCTCAGCCTGGCGCACAACGCCATCCACAGCCGCGTGTCCCCGGAGCTCCGCAGCGCCTCGCTCCTGGCCCTGGACTTCAGCGGCAACGCCCTGAACCGCATGTGGAACGAGGGAGACCTCTACCTCCGCTTCTTTCAGGGCCTGAGCCAGCTGGTCAGCCTGGACCTGTCCCGGAACCACCTGCACGCCGTCCTGCCGCACAACCTGGGCCGCCTCCCCCCGAGCCTGCGGCGGCTGCGGCTCCAGGACAACTACTTGGCCTTCTTCAACTGGAGCAGCCTGACCCTCCTGCCCCGGCTGGAGAGCTTGGACCTGGCGGGGAACCAGCTGAAGGCCCTGACCAACGGCAGCCTCCCCGCGGAGACCCGGCTCCGGAGGCTGGACGTCAGCCGCAACCGCATCAGCTTCGTGGCCCTCGGCTTCTTCGCTCTGGCCACGGGGCTGCGAGAGCTCAACCTCAGCCACAACGCCCTCCGGACGCTGGACCCCTCCTGGTTTGGCTCCCAGGTGGCGGCCGCCCTGACGTCCCTGGATGTGAGCGCCAACCCCCTGCACTGCGCCTGCGGGGCGGCCTTCGTGGACTTCCTGCTGCAGGTGCAGGCGGCCGTGCccgggctggccagccaggtcAAGTGCGGcagcccaggccagctgcagggcCGCAGCATCTTCGCGCAGGACCTGCGCCTCTGCCTGGACGAGGCCCTGTCCTGGGACTGCTTCGGCCTCTCGCTGCTGGCGGTGGCGCTGGGCGTGGCCGTGCCGCTGCTGCAGCACCTGTGCGGCTGGGACCTCTGGTACTGCTTCtacctgggcctggcctggctgccccggcGCGGGCACCGGCGGGGCGCGGACGCCCTGTCCTACGACGCCTTCGTGGTCTTCGACAAGACGCACGCCGCCGTGGCCGACTGGGTGTACAACGAGCTGCGGGTGCGGCTGGAGGAGCGCCGCGGGCGCCGGGCGCTGCGCCTGTGCCTGGAGGACCGGGACTGGCTGCCCGGCAAGACGCTCTTCGAGAACCTGTGGGCCTCGGTCTACGGCAGCCGCAAGACGCTGTTCGTGCTGGCCCACACGGACCACGTCAGCGGCCTCCTGCGCTCCAGCTTCCTGCTGGCCCAGCAGCGCCTGCTGGAGGACCGCAAGGACGTGGTGGTGCTGGCCATCCTGAGCCCCAACGCCCGCCGCTCCCGCTACGTGCGGCTCCGCCAGCGCCTCTGCCGCCAGAGCGTCCTCCTCTGGCCCCACCAGCCCAGCGGCCAGAGCAGCTTCTGGGCCCAGCTGGGCgtggccctgaccagggacaaCCACCACTTCTACAACCGAAACTTCTGCCGGGGCCCCACCACGGCcgagtag